From the genome of Lotus japonicus ecotype B-129 chromosome 6, LjGifu_v1.2, one region includes:
- the LOC130725282 gene encoding uncharacterized protein LOC130725282 encodes MAWDRGYRVVECQSDSMNAVRLIESTPPSGHVFASLVWDIKDLLSRPWEVLLKHTLREGNACADFLTKHGADQQGDLVVVEEPPQDIALLLLADASGVASMRP; translated from the coding sequence ATGGCTTGGGATAGGGGATATCGGGTTGTGGAGTGTCAATCAGATTCCATGAACGCTGTGCGGTTGATTGAGTCTACCCCGCCGTCGGGGCATGTGTTTGCTTCGCTTGTTTGGGATATCAAGGATCTTTTGAGTCGGCCGTGGGAGGTGTTGCTTAAGCACACCTTGCGGGAAGGGAATGCTTGTGCGGACTTTCTGACTAAGCACGGAGCGGATCAACAAGGAGACCTGGTGGTGGTTGAGGAGCCTCCTCAGGATATAGCTTTGCTTCTCTTAGCGGATGCCTCGGGGGTCGCCTCTATGAGGCcctag